One Brassica napus cultivar Da-Ae chromosome C2, Da-Ae, whole genome shotgun sequence DNA window includes the following coding sequences:
- the LOC125581251 gene encoding cilia- and flagella-associated protein 251-like yields the protein MLARIIDEEREYDRQGSPSDTWNYWLNVKQKNIWGKELYELDQAARGVLPKKKNKEKVTFAEGSSSNSGLDSRLQGLEERILEFMGEGFVGLHVTVETKLEALGSRMSHIEKNQRILKRRAKKMEDKLTSIESKVVPSHGEDMDFRQWDYGTYEEKEKANSEKDKANVEQEAGKENDNFENTEQEAERKNDEEGEEKEADDNAQQEDEKEKENSEGDEQDKEDSESESENETDELKQLKEICRAQADKLWKEIEADEEEVGGKQDEEESEEKEAETSDEEKENSEDDEKVEEKVVESEAEGEDDQAEVEGKEDQEEEVEGKEFETREQDKEKSETAEVESEAREAEIEKGTPTPPRGNHTEGTPKDNHNEPRVETNRTDETPIPPRGNQMEGTPTPPRGRTKAMAARGLMTRPMEGEPGKGVEVVAEETGNRGKKQEESCRRREKRGRGCESC from the coding sequence ATGCTGGCTCGTATCATTGATGAGGAGCGAGAGTATGACCGTCAGGGCAGCCCAAGTGATACTTGGAACTACTGGTTAAATGTGAAGCAGAAGAATATTTGGGGGAAAGAGCTATATGAGTTAGATCAAGCTGCACGAGGAGTGTtgccaaaaaagaaaaacaaagaaaaggtgACGTTTGCAGAAGGATCATCCTCTAATTCTGGTTTAGATTCGAGGTTGCAAGGTCTGGAAGAGAGGATTTTGGAGTTCATGGGAGAAGGATTTGTTGGACTTCACGTAACGGTGGAGACAAAGCTAGAGGCTCTAGGATCAAGGATGAGTCATATTGAAAAGAACCAGCGGATTTTGAAAAGAAGGGCTAAGAAAATGGAAGACAAGCTAACTTCTATTGAGAGTAAGGTGGTACCGAGTCATGGTGAAGACATGGATTTTCGACAGTGGGACTATGGTACATatgaagagaaggagaaagctAATTCTGAGAAGGACAAAGCTAATGTTGAGCAAGAGGCTGGGAAAGAGAACGATAACTTCGAGAATACTGAGCAAGAGGCTGAGAGAAAAAATGATGAAGAAGGGGAAGAGAAAGAGGCTGATGACAATGCTCAGCAAGAGgatgagaaagagaaggaaaataGTGAGGGTGATGAGCAAGATAAGGAAGACAGTGAGAGTGAGAGTGAGAATGAGACTGATGAGTTGAAGCAATTGAAGGAGATATGTAGAGCACAAGCTGATAAACTGTGGAAAGAAATTGAAGCGGATGAAGAAGAGGTTGGAGGGAAAcaggatgaagaagaaagtgaagagaAAGAGGCTGAAACCAGTGACGAAGAGAAGGAGAACAGTGAGGATGATGAGAAAGTTGAAGAAAAAGTTGTGGAATCTGAGGCTGAAGGCGAAGATGATCAAGCAGAGGTTGAAGGGAAAGaggatcaagaagaagaagttgaagggaAAGAGTTTGAAACCAGGGAGCAAGATAAGGAGAAAAGTGAGACTGCTGAGGTGGAATCTGAGGCTCGGGAGGCAGAGATAGAAAAAGGAACTCCGACACCACCACGTGGAAATCATACAGAGGGAACTCCCAAAGATAATCACAATGAGCCTCGGGTTGAGACGAATAGAACCGATGAAACTCCAATACCACCACGTGGGAATCAGATGGAGGGAACTCCCACACCACCACGTGGTAGGACTAAGGCAATGGCTGCGAGGGGACTAATGACAAGGCCTATGGAGGGAGAACCTGGAAAAGGTGTTGAAGTTGTTGCGGAAGAGACTGGAAACAGAGGGAAAAAGCAGGAAGAAAGttgcagaagaagagaaaaaagaggAAGAGGCTGTGAAAGCTGTTGA
- the LOC106393397 gene encoding uncharacterized protein LOC106393397, whose translation MGNCLVGKKIANVAEEDDRCEEVIAKKDYKGKDRKVKIVITRDELEKLILFQLNADGAAKGGDATSASFGDFLIELEAEKVAGEAAAAAAEEEKSRRRLCRRWRPSLESVIEWPEEV comes from the coding sequence ATGGGAAACTGTTTAGTCGGAAAGAAGATTGCAAATGTTGCTGAAGAAGATGATCGATGTGAAGAAGTGATAGCGAAGAAAGATTACAAAGGGAAAGATCGCAAAGTGAAGATTGTTATAACGAGAGATGAGTTAGAGAAACTCATACTTTTCCAGCTTAACGCAGACGGTGCAGCTAAAGGAGGAGATGCCACGTCGGCTTCTTTTGGAGATTTTCTAATAGAACTCGAGGCGGAGAAAGTAGCCGGAGAAGCTGCGGCTGCGGCTGCAGAGGAAGAGAAGTCTCGCCGAAGATTATGTAGGAGGTGGAGACCGTCGTTGGAGAGTGTCATCGAATGGCCTGAAGAAGTATAG